ACTCCCAGTGGCGCCCCCCACGGAAAAACCCCCTGTCGTGAGGGGGCCTTGGGCCGCCGCGTAGACTTCGCCGTCCGGCCCCTGGAGCGGGGTGAGCAACAGAGTGCCTCCTTCAAGGCTTTGCGCGTCCCCTATGGAAGAGACCTGCACATCCACTCGATTTCCCACCCGGGCGAAGGGAGGCAGCTTGGCGGTGACCATGACCGCCGCTACGTTGTTCACCCTGAGCTGGTCCGGATCCACATGGATCCCCATGCGGTCCAGGAAATTGGCCAGCGTGCTGGTCGTGAACTGGGTCTTGTTGTTGTCGCCGGTTCCGTTCAACCCGATCACCAGGCCGTAACCGAAAAGAGGGTTGCTCCGTGTCCCCATGAAGTAGGCGATATCCTTGATCCGGGCGCCGTCGGCGTGAGGCCCCGCACAGAACAACCCCAATCCCAGGGTCCAGACGAGGAGGATGAATCGGATGATTTTCATGGCGCGGCCTTCAGTAGGGTAGGAGCAGGTCGATCAACCGGCCGAGAAGACCGGGCTTCTGGTGGCGCGTCACAGGTCCTTTCCCCACGAAGAAGATCTTCGCTTCCGCAATGTTCTGAGAAAGAATGGTGTTGTCGCGACTGATGTCCATGGGGCGGATGATGCCTTCGAGGATGATTTCCTGCAGTTCGTCGTTCACCTTGGTCCAGCGGGATCCGCGGATGACCATGTTGCCGTTGGGCAGGATCTGTACCACCGTGGCGGTCATGTAGGCGGACATGGTGTCCGACTTGGAGGTTCTGCCGTCGCCTTCGAAGGTGTTGTCAACTTTGAAGTCGAAGTCGAAAGGATTGAGCGGCCTCAGAATGGTCTTGGTGGGGGTGCTCAACCCCAGGAATTCGCCTTCGGCGGTGAGCTCTCTCTTGCGGCCGGTATCGGTCGAGGCGCTCTTGGACGCCTTGGATTGTTCACTTACCATTATGGTGACAATGTCTCCCACCTTCCTGGCCTTGATGTCTTGAAAGGGGGAGTCGTCGCGCCGGCTCCAAAGCGACCCGCTGGGGATGGCCGGCTCTCGGTCTTCCTGCGCTGCGATGGGTGGCGGTTCGAGAAGCGACGGCTGCGCGGGGCCCTTCGGCCCGTCGCCGGGTCCCATGCCTCCGATGGAGGCGCATCCGGAAAAGATCATCGCCGCCATGGCAAGGCCCGCAAGCCGAAGCCCGAGCTTCCATCCCACACGCCCACTGGGTTTCACGGTATCACCTCGGATGCCCTTCACCTGGGCGCCCATCGGAAGCTCCCAATCAAGGGGACACCAAAACCGTGCCGGAATCGAGCACGCGGCAGGAGAGCAGTTTGCTGGAGGACAGGTTGATCACGCGCACCAGATCCCCCGCCGCACCGTCTTCCCTGGCCTGTCCCCGCGCGGTCAGCCGAAGCCCGGGCTTCTGATAGACGATCGTTACGGGTTCACCGCGTGTGATGAGAAGGGGTTTGGCCAAAAATGAAGGATCGAGGATCTCGCTGGTTCCGATGTTTCGGATCACCCGTTTCCCGACGGCTTGTTCGAGATCGGAAAGGTAACGGCCGGGTTCGCTCGTGAGAGCCAGCCGCTCCACTCGCACATCGTCCATCCCGATGGCTTCGTCACGATTCAATGGGCGCGTCGTTCGAACCACCTCCTGCTCAACCTGGACGAAACCGGTCACGCGAAGGCTTCTTTCCTCTTCGCCGTCTACGGAAAACCGCATGGTGAGGGCCACGTTGCCCAGGTACCTCTCTTCCGGTGAAGCTTCGACACGATGGGTCAGGCGGCCACACGGTACCGTTGTCAGGCCGGAGACGCGGATCCGGTCAATGACGATGTCCTCGGGGTTCCACGGCGCATTGCCTCTCACGAACTGCCGGTAAATGGCCTCGATTTCTTTCAATTCCAGGAGCCGCGACTTTCTGCGGACAACAATCCTTTCCGGAAGGATGATTTGAGTCCTTGACGGGTCCTGGCCATGAGCTTCGAAGAACCGTTCGAGGTAGAGCCTCAGGTTCTCCGGCTGAATGAACTTTTCTGTGCCCAGCGCCGGGACGTCGCCCACCGTGAGGGATTCCATGATCTCCCGCCAGTCTTCGGGGATGTCTTCCCTAACCATGAGATCCAAGAGCGTCAGTGTGGTCCCCTGCGCTTCGACGAGCGGCAGCGCTTCGATCCTTTCCAGAGGCGAAAGCGCCCCTGCCGATGGCGCACCGACCGGCATCATTACGGCGATCCAGACGAGAACGGCTGCCAGCAGCAGCAGCATTCCCCGGAGACCGGCTCCACGCGGCGGGTGTTTCCGTTTCACCATCATAACGGCCCTCGTCCCGTTACTGCTTCACGCTGTTGGCGATGCGGAGCATTTCATCGGCCGTCTTGATCACCTTGGAGTTGGCTTCATAGGCTCGCTGGCCGGCGATCATGTTCACCATTTCTTCGACCACATTGATATTGCTGCTTTCGAGAAACCCTTGGAGCAGCGTTCCAAATCCGTCGATTCCCGGTTCGCCTTCTTCGGGGTCTCCGGAAGCAGGGGAGGGGACGAAATAGTTCCTGCCCACGCTGATAAGCCCCGCCGGATTGATGAAGTCGTAGAGGTACAGCGTCGCCGTGGCAATGTCGTTGCCCTCCTGATCCATGGCCGTCAGCGTTCCCCCGGGATCGATGTTCACGGTGACGGCTTCCTGGGGAATGCTGATTTCCGGCTGGAGCCGGTGGCCTTCCGGATCACAGAGGTAGCCGTCTTCGTCCAGCTTCAGCGTTCCGGCCCTCGTGTAAACCTCCTCCGTTCCCCGAAGGACCCGAAAGAATCCCTTGCCCTCGATGGCTAGGTCCAGCGGGTTGCCGGTTTCCGTGAAATTGCCCTGGGCGAAGATCTTCTGAACCGTTATGGTCTTGACGCCCATGCCTACCTGGATGCCGGCCGGAACCAGGGTGGCGGCAGCGGTTTCCGCCCCGGGCGGCACGATGTTCTGGTACATGAGGTCTTCAAAATTGGCCCGGCTTCGCTTGAAGCCCGTGGTGCTCGCGTTCGCCAGGTTGTGAGCCACCACATCCATGTTCAACTGCTGCGCTTCCATGCCCGTTGCGGCCGTCCACAAGCTGCGGATCATCGTGCGGCTCCTTTAGGTATTATTAGGTCGTGCTGCCGAGTTTACTGATGAGCTGCGTATCTTCCTGGTGAAACGTCTGGCTCATCTTCTGGTAGGTTTCGAAGATTCTAAGCGTTTCGATCAGTTGGGTCATTTCTGCTACAACGGAGAAGTTGGGATCTTCGAGCGAACCCTGCTCCACCGTGCAGTCGACAGCCGCTTCGGGTGCCGCCGCTGCGTCGGCGGGCCGGAAGCCGTTGCCGCCGACCCTGAGCATCCGGGTGCCTTCGGGGAACGCGACGAGGTCCAACGTGTCGACGGCGAAGCCATCGTCAAAAATCTGACCATCCGGCTCGATCCGGACGTGACGGCCGGTGAGTTCGATGACGCCGCCCTGGCCCAATACGGGCCATCCCTCCTGGGTGACCAGGGCGCCTTCGGCGTCCATGGTCAGGTTTCCCGCCCGGGTGTATAAGATCCCATCGGGACTTTGCACCCGAAAGAAGCCTTTTCCCAGGAGGGCCACGTCCAGGGGATTCCCCGTGGTTCGGATGGGACCCTGTTCGTACTGAGAATACGTCTCCTGGAACATGAAGTCCTCGAACCTGACCCCCTCCTTCTTGAAGCCCGGGGTGTTCGCGTTGGCCAGGTTGTTGGCAATCACGTCCAGGCGCTTTTCCTGCTGAAGCGACCCCAAGGTCGCGACTTGGCTCCCGATTCTCATGGTCCGACTCCTTTATCCTTTACACCTAGCAATCGGAGTGCCAGGAGTGAGGTCGGAACGCTTTGCTCGGCACGAGGTGAGAAGGCGTGCCGGACGGAAAGGGGGAGGCAGGCCGCCGAAGGCTGCGCCGGAACACCGCGGGCGGAATCGAGGAGGGAAATTTTTGCCGCCGGAATGGAGAAGTCAGGACTTGGACGACAGCCTCTGGAGGTTGAGAATCAATTCCACCTCACCGATGGGTTTCTGAAGTTCCTTGGCGATGGCTTGAGCACTGAGGCCCTTTTGAGCCAGGGTGACGACGAGTCTGTGGTCGCCGGTGTTTCCCGGCGGCGCCGTCCTGTCTTTTTCCCTTTGCAGGTTTGAAACCTGAAGCGCGGCCACCTTGTCGTGGATCTCCTTTGCTTCGTCCAAGCGCCGGTCCAGTTCGTCAAGGATGTGCTGAATCACTTCCCGGCGTTCCGTGAGATTTCGCTCGAACTCGTCGGAGAGGGTTCTGGTGTCCGTCACGATCTTTTCAAGCGTGCGCACAAGTTCGTCGCCGCCTTTGACC
This is a stretch of genomic DNA from Desulfoglaeba alkanexedens ALDC. It encodes these proteins:
- a CDS encoding flagellar hook-basal body protein — encoded protein: MRIGSQVATLGSLQQEKRLDVIANNLANANTPGFKKEGVRFEDFMFQETYSQYEQGPIRTTGNPLDVALLGKGFFRVQSPDGILYTRAGNLTMDAEGALVTQEGWPVLGQGGVIELTGRHVRIEPDGQIFDDGFAVDTLDLVAFPEGTRMLRVGGNGFRPADAAAAPEAAVDCTVEQGSLEDPNFSVVAEMTQLIETLRIFETYQKMSQTFHQEDTQLISKLGSTT
- the flgA gene encoding flagellar basal body P-ring formation chaperone FlgA yields the protein MMVKRKHPPRGAGLRGMLLLLAAVLVWIAVMMPVGAPSAGALSPLERIEALPLVEAQGTTLTLLDLMVREDIPEDWREIMESLTVGDVPALGTEKFIQPENLRLYLERFFEAHGQDPSRTQIILPERIVVRRKSRLLELKEIEAIYRQFVRGNAPWNPEDIVIDRIRVSGLTTVPCGRLTHRVEASPEERYLGNVALTMRFSVDGEEERSLRVTGFVQVEQEVVRTTRPLNRDEAIGMDDVRVERLALTSEPGRYLSDLEQAVGKRVIRNIGTSEILDPSFLAKPLLITRGEPVTIVYQKPGLRLTARGQAREDGAAGDLVRVINLSSSKLLSCRVLDSGTVLVSP
- the flgG gene encoding flagellar basal-body rod protein FlgG, which gives rise to MIRSLWTAATGMEAQQLNMDVVAHNLANASTTGFKRSRANFEDLMYQNIVPPGAETAAATLVPAGIQVGMGVKTITVQKIFAQGNFTETGNPLDLAIEGKGFFRVLRGTEEVYTRAGTLKLDEDGYLCDPEGHRLQPEISIPQEAVTVNIDPGGTLTAMDQEGNDIATATLYLYDFINPAGLISVGRNYFVPSPASGDPEEGEPGIDGFGTLLQGFLESSNINVVEEMVNMIAGQRAYEANSKVIKTADEMLRIANSVKQ
- a CDS encoding flagellar basal body L-ring protein FlgH, which translates into the protein MGAQVKGIRGDTVKPSGRVGWKLGLRLAGLAMAAMIFSGCASIGGMGPGDGPKGPAQPSLLEPPPIAAQEDREPAIPSGSLWSRRDDSPFQDIKARKVGDIVTIMVSEQSKASKSASTDTGRKRELTAEGEFLGLSTPTKTILRPLNPFDFDFKVDNTFEGDGRTSKSDTMSAYMTATVVQILPNGNMVIRGSRWTKVNDELQEIILEGIIRPMDISRDNTILSQNIAEAKIFFVGKGPVTRHQKPGLLGRLIDLLLPY
- a CDS encoding DUF6115 domain-containing protein, which produces MKFREYKNAMDGNPFDSHIITIAQIGLDVLLFALIMVLIARRPQGVKGGDELVRTLEKIVTDTRTLSDEFERNLTERREVIQHILDELDRRLDEAKEIHDKVAALQVSNLQREKDRTAPPGNTGDHRLVVTLAQKGLSAQAIAKELQKPIGEVELILNLQRLSSKS